GCCTGTCTGGCGCCGGGCCCTTTGTCTTGCCCGCATATAAAGGATGCGGGCTGGTGGCGTCGTACCCGGACCTACTTCTTGCTACCCCGGGACATGAAGGCCATGAAGGCCTCCTGGGCCTCGGTGGACTGGAGGCGCTGGACGAACTCGGCGCCCTCGCGGGCCATGGTGGCGTGGACCTCGGCGCGGAGCGGCTCGCGGATGAGGCGCTTCGTCACCCGCACGGCCTCGGCGGGGCGCGAGGCCAGGGCGGTGGCGCGCTCGGTGGCCACCTCCAGCAGCTTCGCCTCCGGCACCACCTTGTTGATGATGCCCGCGCGGTGCGCGGTGGCCGCGTCGAAGGGCTCGCCGAACAGCAGCAGCTCGCTGGCCAGCGCCATGCCCGCCATGCGTGGCAGCAGCAGGCTGCTGGCGCCTTCCGCACACAGGCCCAGCTGGACGAAGGGCATGTTGAAGCGCGCGCGCTCGCTGGCCACGACGTAGTCACAGTGCAGCAACATCGTCGTGCCAATGCCCACCGCGGGCCCGTCCACCGCGGCCAGCACCGGCTTGGGCGCGTCCACCAGGGCCCTCAGGAAGCCGAACACCGCGCTGTCCTCTCCGGAGGGCGGGTGCTCCATGAAGTCGCCAATGTCATTGCCCGCGGTGAAGACGCCTCCCGCGCCGGTGAGCAGCACCACGCGCACGTCGGCGTTTCCTTCTGCCTGACGCAGTGCGTGGGTGGCCGCCTGGTACATGGCATGCGTGAAGGCGTTCTTCTTCTCGGGCCGGTTGAAGGTGAGCGTGAGGACGCCGGACTCCAGCTTCGTCAGCAACGTGTCGGACATGACCCGGTAGCCTAGTCCCGGCGGAACAGGGGGGGAATGGCAACTTCCTCGGCTGCCGGACGACAATCCTCGGGAAGACGAACTTTTCGAGGAACCTCCATGAGCGTCCGCAGCGCTACCGCCACCGCCCCCTCCCTCCGCACGTCGACGGCCGCTGCTACGCCGCGCTTCGACGGCAGCACGCCTGCTCCCGGGACGGTGGTCACCAACGCCGCCCAGGTGACGAACCCGCCGCTCAAGGGTGACCCGAAGAACCGGAACGCGGACACGTACAACCAGGTCATCAACCAGTTCGCCGTGGGGGCGAACAAGCGCTACACGCCGCGCGACTCCAGCGGCGACGGCGTGAAGGACACCTTCTGCAACATCTTCCTGTGGGACGTGACGCGCGCGATGGGCGCGGAGATTCCCCACTGGGTGGATGCGAAGGGCAACGCCGTGGCCCCGGGCAAGGGCCGGGAGATGAACGCCAACTCCACCGTGGACTGGATGCACAAGCACGGGGAGAGCAAGGGCTGGCGCAAGGTGTCCGCGGAGGAGGCGCAGAAGATGGCCAACGCGGGCCACCCCAGCGTCGCGCTGTGGAAGAACCCGAGCGGCATCGGCCACGTGGGCGTGGTGCGCCCCGGCGAGGTGACGTCGCAGGGCCCGTCCATGGCGCAGGCCGGCGGCTCCAACTTCAACAACAAGCACGTGAAGGATGGCTTCGGCAGCCGCCCGGTGGAGTACTGGGTGAACGACAGCGGCACGGCCACCGGCAAGCCGCCGCCCACCACGACGCCTCCGCCCACCACGACGCCTCCGACGGGCGGTAGCGCGAGCGTGCCGAAGACGGACATGAAGCGCGGGATGGAGGGCCCGGAGGTCCTCAAGCTGCAGAAGGCGCTCATCCAGGCGGGCTACATGACGCAGGCCCAGGTGAACACGGGCCCGGGCAAGTTCGGCCCGCTGACGGAGAAGGCGGTGGCGCGGTTCCAGAAGGACCACGACATCAGCCCCAACTCCGGCATCTTCGGCCCGAGGACGCGCGCGGCGCTGACCGAGGCGCTCAAGGGCAAGGGCACGGACAAGCCCAGCGGCCCGGGTCCCGTGACGGGCCCCACGGCGCCCACGGGCACGGACGCGGCGAAGGCGGCCAAGATTGACCAGATTCTGAAGGGGACGGGCCTGGCGGGTCAGGGCGCGCACATCGTGGCGATGTCCAAGAAGTACAACGTCCCGGCGGAGCTGGCGCTGGCGATGTTCCGCAAGGAAGCGTCGTTCATGACGGCGGGCTCGGCGGTGAAGAACAACAACCCGGGCAACCTGCGCTTCGCGGAGTGGGAGAAGCAGTTCGGCGGCCAGCCCAACGGCAACTTCGCGAAGTTCCCCGACGTGAAGAGCGGCGTGGAGGCCTACTTCCGGCTGCTGGGCGGCCCGGCGTACCGCGACTTCATCGACCGGGGCGACTACAAGGGCCTCATCAACAAGTACGCGCCGCCGGTGGAGAACGACAGCGGCCTGTACCACAAGCAGGTCCTGCAGTGGATGAACGAGTACAAGGCGAAGATCAGCTGAGCCAAGGACAGGCTCGGCGGTAGCTCGAGGGGCGGAAGGGCGCTGGCGTGCCTTCCGCCCTTCGTGCGTTTCAGGGGCCTGGTCGTGGCGGTGCTCCGCCATCGAACTGGGAGGAGGGGGCCGGGCTTGTCGGCCCCGCGTCAGGCGACGCAGCCGTCATGGAGGGCAGTGCGTCGCCCTGCGCTGGAGGCACTCCGGGCTCCGCGGAGACTCCTCCATCCTCCTCCTCCTCGTCTGGGCTGACGGGAAGGAAGGGGCCTTCGGGCTGTCCATCCACGATGCGCCGGAGGATGCGGCCGTCCACGCTGATTGCGTACCTGGCGCCTGAGTGCAGGGCACGAGCCGTGCGGCCACATGCGGCAGGGTCTTCATCAATCCGGATGAAGATGACCGCCGCCTGGCGGATGACGCGGTAGCGCTGTGACTCCTGCTTGTCCCAGCAGGACGGAGGCGTTGCGTCCGGCGGAAGGAAGTCGTTGGCGGCGAGGGAGAGGGCCCGCAGCGTGGCCCCGTCCAGCTCGAAGGTGCCCCCGTCGTGCGAGCCGACCGCCACCGCGTCCTGCCCGAAGAAGTGAGGGAAGACGATGGTGAGGTCCTCTTCGCGCACGACCGGGCGTGGGCTCCGCACGCAACTGGAGAGCGGGAGGGCGAGCAGGAGAAGGGGGATGGTCTTTTTCATGGTGCGCTCTCAGGAACGGAAGTCCTGCGACGGTCTCCCTACTTCCTGTCGATGCGGTAGCTCGTCTCACTGGTCCAGGTCACCGTGGCCGTCTGCCTCCGCAGCCAACTGCCCGGATGGGGGGTCGTCCATTTGAGGACGTGCCCTGTCTTTGGGATGTACTGGAAGAACCCACCGCACGAAGGCCTCTCGACGTCGTCGGAGCCGGAGAAGAACGCGACGATGGAGAGCGGAACGCTCCCTGTCCTCGTTTCGAACTCGAGCCCGTGAATGGCCGCCATCGAGACGATGTAGCGGATGTCGTTGTCGGAGAGGGTGTCCTCGAACGGATGATTGTGAAGGACGAAGAGGTAGCCGAGGCCATCTGGCGGGTATCGCCGGTCCTCCACGACGGGAGGAAGCGCGCAGCTTCTCTTGCGCGCATCATCCTGGACGACGTTCGTCGCCAGCATGCTCATCTCGTAGCGGTGGTCTGGGGTGTAATACAGCCAGGCGCAATACTCCTTTGAGTGCTGCCAGCGCAGCAGGAAGTCCTGAGCGCTCGGGCGTCCCGCCGTGGCGTGTGGCTTCTCGAGAATCAATGGGCAGGCCGCCATGAGCGCATCCGAGAACGAACTGAAGGGGCCGAAATCTGGCATCGGCCCAGGAATGCTCGTCAGCCGCTCACCCGGACGCGGTTGGACGACACCTGGAATGGCACGAGGCGGTGCGCATCCAGGGCCCAGGACCAGCCAGGCCAGGAGGCACCTCCACGAGGCCTTCCCTCTCGTTGATGGCATCGGACAATGCCCCGGGCCTCACGGCCGCAGCGCACGCGCCACGATGGGCGCGAGCGTCACCACCTGGTGCGGGAAGGGCAGCCCGCTCGGCGGCTCCACGCTGTCGGTGCTCACCAGCCGCGTCAGGGGCAGCGTGCGCAGCCGCTCCACGGCGGGGCCCACCAGCAGCGCGTGCGTCGTCACCACGGTGAAGTCCTCCAGGCACCCCGCCTCGCGCAGCGTGCCCGCCGCCGCCGCCAGCGTGCCGCCCGTGGACACCATGTCGTCCACCAGGATGGGGCTGCGCCCGCGCACCTCGCCCATGAGGCCGCTGGCGTGCACCTCGTCACCGCTCAGCCGCACCTTGTGAATCACCGCCCACGGCCGGCCCAGCAGCCGCGCCAGCGCCTCCGCGCGCTTCACCGCGCCCAGGTCCGGCGCCACCACCACCGACTTCTCCGTCAGGTTCGGCCGCAGCGCCTCCGCCAGCAGCGGCAGCGCCGTCAGGTGCTCCAGCGGCGCGCCGAAGCAGCCCTCCAGCGCGGGGCTGTGCAGGTCCACCACCAGCACCCGTGAGAAGCGCCCCTGCGACAGCAGGTCCGCCACCAGCCGTCCACCCAGGGCCTCGCCCGGCCGGGCGCGCCGGTCCTGCCGCGCGTAGCCCAGGTACGGCACCACCGCCTCCAGCCGGGCGGCCCCCGCTCGCCAGCACGCATCCGCCATGAGCAGCAACTCCAGCAGGTGCTCGCCGGCGGGCGGTGTCGTGGTCTGTACGAGCACCACCGTGCGGCCCCGCACTGACTCGGGAATCTGCACGTGCATCTCCCCGTCCGGGAAGCGCTCGAAGTGGCAGTCGGTAATGGTGACGCCCAGGGCTTGGGCGAGTGCGCGGCCCAGGTGCGGGCTGGCGGTGCCAGTCAGGAGGACGGGGTCCATACCCGCAACCCTAGCGCGCCTTGCGGCCCGGAGGAGGGGGGCCCGCCGCTTCGCCCGGAGGCTCGCCAGCGGCCGGGCCTCTGCCCGAGCCTCCACCGCCAGCCGGGCCCACCTGCTTCACCTTGGGAGGTGGAGGACGGACTCATGCGGTTTCGGGACCGAGCGGATGCGGGGCGCCGGCTGGCGACGCGACTGTTGCCCTACCGGGGCGAGCACGTGTGCGTGCTGGGCCTGGCGCGCGGAGGCATGCGTGTGGCGTACGAGGTGGCACGCGCCCTGGAAGCCCCCCTGGACGTGTGGGTGTCGCGGCGGCTGGGCATTCCCGGCCGGATGACGGTGCTCGGCGCCGTGTCCGAGGGCGGCGGGCTGTACCTGGACCGCGACGCGCTGAGGCTGGCGCCCATTCCCGAGGTGGAGATTCTCTCCATGGCGCGGGAGCTGGCCTTCGAGGTCGACGACGAGGTGCGCCGGCTGCGGGTGGGCGCCGCGCCGGACGTGGTGGGCCGCGTGGTGCTGCTGGTGGACGATGGGCTGGTGTCGGGCGCCTCCGCCGTCGCCGCGCTCCAGGCCCTGCGCGGCCAGCGGCCGGCCCGGCTCATCCTGGCCGCGCCCGTGGCCACGCCTCACGCGCTGGACCTGGTGCGCGGCGAGGCGGACGCGGTGCACTGCCTGGAGACGGTGCCGGCCCTGGGCGCGGTGTCCGAGGTGTACGACGAGTGCCGGCCGCTGCCGGACGCGGACGTGCGGCAGCTCGTGGCGCGCTCGCGGGAGCCGGGGCCGCCACGCGACGTGCTGGAGGCGACGGACCTGGGAGGCTTCTGGATGTGAGACGAGGAGGCATGGCCACATGAAACACGGGAGGAGCACGGACCCGGACGTACGCGAGGTGACGGTGGAGGCGGGGGGCGTGCGGCTGGGGGGCAGCCTGGGGATGCCACCGGGAGCGCGAGGCCTGGTCATCTTCGCGCATGGCAGTGGCAGCAGCCGCTTCAGCCCCCGCAACCGCGCCGTGGCGCGCGCGCTGCGAGAGGCGGGGCTGGCCACGCTGCTGTTCGACCTGCTGAACGAGGCCGAGGAGGCAAGGGACATCGCCAGCGGCGAGCTGCGCTTCGACATCCCCTTCCTCGCGCGGAGGCTGGCGGCGGTGACGGAGTGGGCGCGCGCCCAGCCGGAGCTGATGCCGCTGCGCTTCGGCTACTTCGGCTCCAGCACGGGCGCGGCGGCGGCGCTGGTGGCGGCGGCGCTGCACCCGGACCTCATCCGCGCGGTGGTGTCGCGCGGCGGGCGGCCGGACCTGGCGGGGCCGGTGCTGCATCGGGTGCAGGCGCCCACGCTGCTGCTCGTCGGCGGGCAGGACTTCGGGGTGCTGGAGCTGAACGAGGAGGCCCTGGCGCGACTGGAGGGCCTCAAGGACATCCGCATCATCCGGGGGGCCACGCACCTCTTCGAGGAGCCCGGCGCGCTGGAGGAGGTGTCGCGCCTGGCGGCGGAGTGGTTCGAGCGCTACCTCGGCACGGCGGAAGCGGAGGCGCGCGCATGAGCATGGACACGCAGGGCGGCATGCAAGGAGGAGCGATGGACGTCGGACTCGCGCCCGGGGCGGCGGCGCCCCGCTGGGAGCACCTCACCCGGGGAACCGAGCGGGTGGTGCGCGGCAATGGCCGCTCGCCGGAGGAGGCCTTCGAGCAGGCCGCGGTGGCGCTGTGCGCGCTGGTGGCGGACCCGGCGGCGGTGGAGGTGCGCGAGGAGATACCCGTGGAGTGCGACGCGCCGGACCGCGAGCGGCTGCTGGCGGACTGGCTGCGCGCCGTCATCCAGCTGATGGCCGCCCGGGACTTGCGCTTCCGCTGCTTCGCGGTGCGCCTGGACGGCCGGCACCTGTTCGGCCTCGCCTTCGGTGAGCACGTGGACCGCGCGCGCCACCCCGACGCCGTGGACGTGCGCGGCGTCACGCTGGTGGGCCCCTCCGTGCGGCGCACGGCGGATGGGCGGTGGACGGCCGAGTGCGAGGTGGAGGTCTGAGCGGCGAAACTCCGCGCGCCCGAGGCCCGAGTCGTGAGAGGAGACGCGCATGGGAACGCGGGCAGTGGAGCTGCGAGGCGCGGGCGGCACGCCGGTGACGGCCACGCTGGAGCTGCCCCCAGGCCGGCCCGCCGCCAGCGCGGTGCTGGTGTCGTGCTTCGCGTGCCTGGGCGCCTCGGCCGGGACGGCCCGGCTGTGCCATGCGCTGGTGTCGCGGGGCTTCGCCGTGCTGCGGCTGGACTTCACCGCGGCGCCCAACGCCGACGGGACGGAGGGACGGCTGGACACGGTGCCCTCCGTGGACGCGGTGGTGGAAGCGGCGGCCTGGCTGCGCGAGCGCTACCCGCCCGCCCGCCTGCTGGTGGGCCACAGCCTGGGGGGCACGGCCGCCGCCGCCGCGCTGCCCCGGCTGCCGGAGGTCGCGGCGCTGGCGCTGGTGAACACCCCCGCCGGCCCGGAGCCGCTGCTGGAGCGGCTGGAGCCCGCCGCGCGCGAGGCGAAGCAGGGGGAGGTGGTGCTGGGGCCGGGACGGCTGCGCCTCACGCGCGGCTTCCTCCAGGACATCGACGCGGCGAACGTGGCGCGGGCGCTGGGCGGCTTCCCGGGCTCCGTGCTGGCGCTGCACGCGCCGGAGGACCGGTACGTGGGGCTGGAGCACGCGCGGCGCCTCCTGTCGGCCGCGCGGAGGCCCGCCAGCCTGTTGATGCTCGAGGGCGCGGACCACTTCCTCTCGCGCGAGGCGGACGCGGTCTTCGCGGCGGACCTGCTGGGCCCGTGGGCCGCGCGGTGGGTGACACCGGTGCGCGAGCGCGAGACCCCGCTGCCCCCGGGCGTGGTGGAGGTCCACGAGGCGGGCGAGGGCCGCTTCGCCCAGGACATCCGCGTGGGCACGCACCGGCTGCGCTCGGACGAGCCGCTGCGGGTGGGCGGTGACGACACGGGCCCCACGCCCTACGGGCTGCTGCTGGCCGCACTGGGCGCGTGTACGGCCATGACGCTGCGCATGTATGCGGCGCAGAAGGGCTGGCCCCTGGAGCACGTCCACGTCCAGCTGAGCCACGACAAGGTCCACGCGAAGGACTGCGCGGAGTGCGAGACGAAGGAGGGGAGGGTGGACCAGCTGAAGCGCTCGGTGAAGGTGTCCGGGCCGCTGACGCAGGAGCAGCGGGCGAAGCTGCTGGTCATGGCGGACCGGTGCCCGGTGCACCGGACGCTGGAATCGGAAGTGGACGTCAGGACGGTGTTGGAGGATTGAGCGTCCCCGCCGCGGCCCCGGGGCTGGTAGGGTCCGCACCCCTCTTCATTTGGACACCCTTCATGATTTCGCGTGAGCAGCGCTTCGTCTGGCTGGACCTGGAGATGACCGGATTGGACCCCGAGTCGTGCGCCATCATCGAGATTGGCGTCGTCATCACCGGGCCGGACCTGCGGCCCATCGCGGAGATGGAGCGCGTCATCTGGCAGCCGGAGGAGGTCCTCCAGCGCATGGAGCCTGTCGTGAAGGACATGCACACGCGCAACGGGCTGCTGGACAAGGTGCGCGCCTCCACCACGTCCCTGCGCGTGGCGGAGCGTGACGTGACGGCGCTGGTGTCCGAGCACTGCGCGCTGGGCGAGGGCGTGCTCGCCGGCAACTCCATCCACACGGACCGGCGCTTCCTCTTCCGCTACATGCCCATGCTGGAGCGCTTCCTCCACTACCGCATGGTGGACGTGACGAGCCTCAAGGTGCTGGTGCGCGCCTGGTACCCGAACCTCGTGGAGCCCCGCAAGCCGCCCGCCGGGCACACCGCGCTGGCGGACGTGCGCGCCAGCCTCGCCGAGCTCCAGTACTACCGGGACATCCTCTTCCGCGCGACGCCGGGCTGAAGCGGCCCGGCGCGCGGCGCCTCAGTGGGCGCCGTTCGCTCCCCCCGAGCCCGGCGGCTTGCCGCCGAGCAGCTCGGAGATGGTGTCCAGCAGCACGTCCAGCTCGAACGGCTTGGCGAGGAAGCGCGCGCTGGAGCGGCGCTCCTCGTCGGAGATGCGGCCGGCGCTCATCACCACCACGGGGATTTCGCGCAGGCTGGCGTCGTCGCGCATGCGGCGCAGCATCTCCCGGCCGTCCATGACGGGCATCATCAGGTCCAGCAGCACCAGGTCCGGCCGTGAGGCCGCCATGCGCTGCAGGCCCTCCGAGCCGTTGAAGGCGGTGACGATGTCGTAGCCCTCCACGGACAGGATGTCCTGGAGCGCCTCGACGATGGCCAGCTCGTCGTCCACGATGAGGAGCCGCTTCATGCGCTACCCCTCTTCTTCTTGGGCGGCCGCTTGCGACCGCCAGCTTGCTTCTTCCGGGGCTTCTTCGCCGCCCCCGGTGTCACGGGCCGCGCCTGGCCGGTGAGGATGGCCTCGGCGCTCTCGAAGGTCTCCGCCACGTCGATGCCTTCAGCGGTGATGGAGAACAGGCGCAGGGCCGGGTCGTTGTCGCTCTCGCGCATCTTCAGCACGGACAGCATGCGGTACAGCTGCGAGCGCAGCTCCACGAAGCGCAACAGGAGGATGTTGTCGATGATGGCCTCCACCCGCTCCAGCGGCGCGTTGAGCTCCGGGCCGAAGAGGGTGTTGGTCTGCTGCGTGGCCAGGGTGGTGACGCCCAGCGCGCGCAGCTCGTTGGTCATCGCGGTGAGGAAGCGCGGGGTGCGGTGGGGGTCCGTGGACTCCTGGATGAAGGGCTCCAGGCCATCCAGCACCAGCCGCTGGATTTTGTGCTTCTTCACCAGGTCGAACAGCTCCTGCACCAGCGCGTCCGGCAGCGACTCCACCGCCACGCGGGACTCCAGGTGCAGCGTGCCTGCCTTCACATGCTTGCGCAGGTCCAGGCTCACCAGCTCCGCCTTGTTGAGGATGCGGGCTGGCGACTCCACGAAGCCGAAGTACAGGCCCGGCTCTCCCCGGCGCGCGCCCTCCGCCAGGAAGTGCAGGCACATCAGCGTCTTGCCGCTGCCGGGCGAGCCGAAGACGAGCGTGGACGAGTAGCGCACCAGGCCGCCATGGAGCATCTCGTCCAGGCGGGGGATGCCGAAGGACTGCCGCTGCGAGAGCTCCGGCACCCGGTCCGTCTGTCCCGAGTACAGGGCCTCCACGCGCGGGTAGATGAGGAGCCCGTTGTCGGTGATGTCGAAGCTGTGCCGGCCGACCATCTGCGAGCCACCCCGGAACTTCGACACCTCCAGGCTGCGCACGGACTTCACGCCGAGCGGCTCCATGGCGAGCTGGACGACGCCATCCACCATGGCGAACTGCGGGTCCGCCGGGTCGCTGCGCTGGCCGGTGAGCAGCAGGGTGGTGCAGCCGGCGAGCGCGTTGTGGACGCACAGGCCGTGGAGGAACTCGCGGTAGGCCAGGCGCGACTCGGCGCGCTCCTCCACCGCGGCCAGGCCGTCCAGCACCAGCGCGGTGGCGCCGTGCTCTCGCACCGAGCGGAAGATGAGCTTGCTCAGGCCGGCCAGGCCCTCGGCCTTCAGGGGGGCGTAGCCGCTCTCGTAGTGGAGCGTGCGGCCAATCACGTCGCCGCGGAAGAAGCGCATGTCCTGCAGGTGCAGCACCATGCGCGAGTGCGACTCGGCGAGCACGGTGAGGTAGATGGCCTTTTCACCCCGGGCCACGGTGGTGAAGCAGAACTGGTTGCCCAGGATGGTCTTCCCCGTCCCTGGGAGCCCAGTGATGATGTAGGTGCCGCCCCGAAGCCAGCCCCCGCGCAGCAGGGTATCCAGCCCTGGCACGCCAGTGGCAACCCGCGGGGTGGCTTCTCCCGGCAGGTCAGAGGTGTCCGTCACACGTGCTCCTTCCGCCCTCGGGAGCGAAGGTAGGACACCGCCGGACGCGAACCACTGAATTGAAGTCGGTGTGTTCGGAATCCTGCGCTGGACCCGGGGGCCTCCTGCCGAGGGGCGGACGCTCCGGGGCGAGGCTCACCGGGGCCGTCCCACGGAGGGAGGGGCGGCGAGGGGTTCCGGGGAGGCGAAGCCGGCGAAGAGCTCTCCGGTGACGTACGCACGGTGCGTGCGGGATGGGCGCCGGAGGTAGTCGTTGAGCACCTCGCGGTGGGTGCGGGCGCGGTGGTGCGTGGGCCAGCGCAGGTGCATGCGGGAGCGGGCAATGCCCTTGCCGCCGCGGTGGATGAAGGTGACGAGCCCGCCGGGCTCCACCTGCTCCACGACGCCGACGTGGGTGAGGCCGTCGTTGCGGCGTCCATCGCCGTTGCGGTCATACGTCTCGCGGAAGAAGACGAGGTCTCCCGGGCGGGGCTTCGAGCGGTGGAGCGCGCCCCGGCGGCGCACGGAGCGATACATGTGCGTCACGCCGTTGTCGCCCTTGCGGCCGGGGCCCGCCATGAGGTCGATGCCCGTGCCCGTATAGGCGAGGCGCGCGAGGCCCGTGCAGTCATCCGGCACGGAGGTGCTGACGGAGCGAAGGGAGCTGACGCCCACGAGCCCGGTGGCATTCGCGGCGATGCGCTTGCCCACGCGCGACGTGGAAGCGGCGGGCGCAGTCGCCGCGGTGCTGCCCGTGGAGGACGCGCGCTGCTTGCGGGTCGCGGCGGCACCCTGCTTCTTGGTGGCCGAGGCAGCCTTCTTCCGGGGCGTCGATGAACTCTTCGTGGAGGACACGCCCTTCTTGCTGTCCCGCTCCGAGGCCGTTCCACGTGACGCGTCCTTCCGCCGAGGCGGCGAGGACACGTCTGCTCGGGCGAGGAGCATGCCGCCGACCGGCACACCCTGTGCCGCGAGCCCGTACTCCGGGGGCACGGTGTGCGCGTAGGCGCGTGAGCTGCCAACGGCCACGGGGCCGAGTACTGCTACGACGACCAGGAGAAAGCGACGGAGCATTGTCTTGCCCGACGCTAACGCCCACGCCCCTATTCACCTGGCGCGCGGGTGTCCCTGGCCGCTTCGGGTGCTCCCTGTGCGTGCAGGCAGGCGGGCCATCCACCCGCGCGCCGACTGGCTCACACCACTGTGGAGGCGCCCGAGACCACCAGCCTGTCGCGCAGCAGGTGCTTCTGCACCTTGCCCAGCGCATTGCGAGGCAGCGCCTGCATGAAGACGACGCGCCGCGGCTTCTTGAAGCTGGCGAGCCGGTCCTTGCAGAAGTCGACGAGCGACTGGGCTTCCGGCGCGGGCCCTCCAGCGACGGGCACCACCACGGCGACCACCTGCTCACCGAAGTCCGCGTCCGGCATGCCGAGCACGGCCACCTCGGCGACGCCCGGGTGCATGGCGAGCACCTCCTCCACCTCGCGCGGATACACGTTGAAGCCGCCGCTGATGATGAGCTCGCGAGCCCGGCCGGTAATCCGCAGGTAGCCGTCCGTGTCTTGCTCTCCCAGGTCGCCCGTGCGGAACCAACCCTCCGGGTCGAACGACTCCATGGTGGCGTCCGGGCGCTCCCAGTAGCCGGCGAAGACGTGGGGACCGCGGACCTCGATTTCACCCGTCTGCCCGGGCGGCAGCGGCTGGCGCGTGCGCACGTCCACCACGCGGACCTCCTGGCCCGGGAAGGGGAAGCCCACGGTGCCGGGGCGGCGCTCGCCGTCGTACGGGTTGGTGGTGTTCATGATGGTCTCCGTCATCCCGTACCGCTCCAGGATGCGAGCACCGAACTCCGCCGCGATGTCGCCGAACAGCTGCGGGCTCAGCGGCGCCGAGCCGGACACCCACAGGCGCAGTTGGCGCGGCTTCACGCCGGTGCGCCGGGACTCCTCCAGCAGCCGCACGTACATGGTGGGCACGCCGAAGAACATCGTGAGCGAGGCGTCATCGCGCAGCGAGCCCAGCACCTCCATGGCCCCGAAGCGCCGCCGCAGGTCCACGCTGGCGCCGGTGAACAGCGTGCCGTGCATGCCCACCATGAGCCCGTGGGTGTGGAACAACGGCAGGGCGAGCAGCAGCCGGTCCGCCTCCGTCCACCGCCACGCCTCGGTGACGGCCGTCACGTTGGCCACCAGGTTGCGGTGCAGCAGCATGGCGCCCTTGGAGCGGCCGGTGGTGCCGGAGGTGTAGCCGAGCACGGCCAGGTCATTGGACCTGGGCAGCTCGAGCGGCACGGTGGCGTCCGTGCCACGGGAGCGCAGCTCCTCGAACGGAATCACGGTGAGGGACGCCGGGAGCGCGGCGGCAGGGGGCTCCACGGTGATGAGCCACTGGAGTGAGGGCAGGTGCAGCGGGGCCAGCTCCGTCGCGCCCGAGGTGCCGGTGATGCACGCGCGGGCCTTCGCGTCGGAGAGGATGTGGGCCAGCTCCACCTGGCGGTACGCGGTGTTGACGAGCACCACCACGCCCCCCGCGTACTGCACGCCGAGGTAGGCCATGACGAACTGTGGGCTGTTCTCCAGGAACAGCGCCACACGCTCGCCGCGCTGGAGGCCGAGGTGCTTCAAGCCACGAGCGAACTCGGCGACGCCGCCAGCGAGCTGTCCGTAGGAGTACGCCTCGTCCTCGAACGTGAGCAGCGGTCGCTCGGGGGCGCGGTGGGCATGGTCGAGGAAGGCTTCGAGCAGGGAGGACGGCATGGGGCGCGCAGCCTACTTCCACCAACCCGCAGGGAGGCATGAGGACTCACTCCTGTATTTAATTGAATAGCGGGTAATTCAAGCTCATCGTGGGAGTCCACTACGGACGGTGGGGAGACGGTCCTCACGGTCCATTCCTCTCTCCGGGAGTCTTCCCATGACGTTGGAGTTTCGTCGTTGGAGTCGAGCCGTACGCGCGGTGCTCGCGGGAGTGCTGGCGGTGCTGACGCTGGTGCCGGCGGCGGGCGAGGCGAACCTGCCGTATCCCACGCGAAGCGCGTACCGC
The Pyxidicoccus xibeiensis DNA segment above includes these coding regions:
- a CDS encoding archease, yielding MDVGLAPGAAAPRWEHLTRGTERVVRGNGRSPEEAFEQAAVALCALVADPAAVEVREEIPVECDAPDRERLLADWLRAVIQLMAARDLRFRCFAVRLDGRHLFGLAFGEHVDRARHPDAVDVRGVTLVGPSVRRTADGRWTAECEVEV
- a CDS encoding dienelactone hydrolase family protein produces the protein MKHGRSTDPDVREVTVEAGGVRLGGSLGMPPGARGLVIFAHGSGSSRFSPRNRAVARALREAGLATLLFDLLNEAEEARDIASGELRFDIPFLARRLAAVTEWARAQPELMPLRFGYFGSSTGAAAALVAAALHPDLIRAVVSRGGRPDLAGPVLHRVQAPTLLLVGGQDFGVLELNEEALARLEGLKDIRIIRGATHLFEEPGALEEVSRLAAEWFERYLGTAEAEARA
- a CDS encoding alpha/beta fold hydrolase, translating into MGTRAVELRGAGGTPVTATLELPPGRPAASAVLVSCFACLGASAGTARLCHALVSRGFAVLRLDFTAAPNADGTEGRLDTVPSVDAVVEAAAWLRERYPPARLLVGHSLGGTAAAAALPRLPEVAALALVNTPAGPEPLLERLEPAAREAKQGEVVLGPGRLRLTRGFLQDIDAANVARALGGFPGSVLALHAPEDRYVGLEHARRLLSAARRPASLLMLEGADHFLSREADAVFAADLLGPWAARWVTPVRERETPLPPGVVEVHEAGEGRFAQDIRVGTHRLRSDEPLRVGGDDTGPTPYGLLLAALGACTAMTLRMYAAQKGWPLEHVHVQLSHDKVHAKDCAECETKEGRVDQLKRSVKVSGPLTQEQRAKLLVMADRCPVHRTLESEVDVRTVLED
- a CDS encoding enoyl-CoA hydratase, which encodes MSDTLLTKLESGVLTLTFNRPEKKNAFTHAMYQAATHALRQAEGNADVRVVLLTGAGGVFTAGNDIGDFMEHPPSGEDSAVFGFLRALVDAPKPVLAAVDGPAVGIGTTMLLHCDYVVASERARFNMPFVQLGLCAEGASSLLLPRMAGMALASELLLFGEPFDAATAHRAGIINKVVPEAKLLEVATERATALASRPAEAVRVTKRLIREPLRAEVHATMAREGAEFVQRLQSTEAQEAFMAFMSRGSKK
- a CDS encoding phosphoribosyltransferase codes for the protein MRFRDRADAGRRLATRLLPYRGEHVCVLGLARGGMRVAYEVARALEAPLDVWVSRRLGIPGRMTVLGAVSEGGGLYLDRDALRLAPIPEVEILSMARELAFEVDDEVRRLRVGAAPDVVGRVVLLVDDGLVSGASAVAALQALRGQRPARLILAAPVATPHALDLVRGEADAVHCLETVPALGAVSEVYDECRPLPDADVRQLVARSREPGPPRDVLEATDLGGFWM
- a CDS encoding ribose-phosphate diphosphokinase, encoding MDPVLLTGTASPHLGRALAQALGVTITDCHFERFPDGEMHVQIPESVRGRTVVLVQTTTPPAGEHLLELLLMADACWRAGAARLEAVVPYLGYARQDRRARPGEALGGRLVADLLSQGRFSRVLVVDLHSPALEGCFGAPLEHLTALPLLAEALRPNLTEKSVVVAPDLGAVKRAEALARLLGRPWAVIHKVRLSGDEVHASGLMGEVRGRSPILVDDMVSTGGTLAAAAGTLREAGCLEDFTVVTTHALLVGPAVERLRTLPLTRLVSTDSVEPPSGLPFPHQVVTLAPIVARALRP
- a CDS encoding peptidoglycan-binding protein, which gives rise to MSVRSATATAPSLRTSTAAATPRFDGSTPAPGTVVTNAAQVTNPPLKGDPKNRNADTYNQVINQFAVGANKRYTPRDSSGDGVKDTFCNIFLWDVTRAMGAEIPHWVDAKGNAVAPGKGREMNANSTVDWMHKHGESKGWRKVSAEEAQKMANAGHPSVALWKNPSGIGHVGVVRPGEVTSQGPSMAQAGGSNFNNKHVKDGFGSRPVEYWVNDSGTATGKPPPTTTPPPTTTPPTGGSASVPKTDMKRGMEGPEVLKLQKALIQAGYMTQAQVNTGPGKFGPLTEKAVARFQKDHDISPNSGIFGPRTRAALTEALKGKGTDKPSGPGPVTGPTAPTGTDAAKAAKIDQILKGTGLAGQGAHIVAMSKKYNVPAELALAMFRKEASFMTAGSAVKNNNPGNLRFAEWEKQFGGQPNGNFAKFPDVKSGVEAYFRLLGGPAYRDFIDRGDYKGLINKYAPPVENDSGLYHKQVLQWMNEYKAKIS